The following are encoded in a window of Providencia rettgeri genomic DNA:
- the pyrG gene encoding glutamine hydrolyzing CTP synthase, with product MKTNYIFVTGGVVSSLGKGIAAASLAAILEARGLNVTIMKLDPYINVDPGTMSPTQHGEVFVTEDGAETDLDLGHYERFIRTKMTRRNNFTTGRVYSEVLRKERRGDYLGATIQVIPHITNEIKDRIIRGGEGHDVVLVEIGGTVGDIESLPFLEAIRQMAAEVGREHTLYLHLTLVPYLAAAGEVKTKPTQHSVKELLSIGIQPDVLICRSDRVIPANERAKIALFCNVPEKAVISLKDVDSIYKIPALLKSQGLDEYICNRFRIEAPEANLSEWEQVIYEEANPAGEVTIGMVGKYVELPDAYKSVIEALKHGGLKNRLTVNIKLIDSQDIETRGVELLKGLDAILVPGGFGERGVEGKILTAQYARENKIPYLGICLGMQVALIEFARNVANMAEANSTEFKADCKYPVVALITEWRDEEGNLEVRSEESDLGGTMRVGGQPCHLVNGSLVREMYGAETIVERHRHRYEVNNLLLKRIEDAGLKIAGRSVDNKLVEIIEIPNHPWFVACQFHPEFTSTPRDGHPLFAGFVKAAGKYQKGELK from the coding sequence ATGAAAACTAATTATATTTTTGTGACCGGCGGGGTCGTATCCTCTCTGGGTAAAGGCATTGCCGCAGCCTCGTTGGCGGCTATACTCGAAGCCCGTGGACTCAACGTGACGATTATGAAACTGGATCCCTACATTAACGTAGACCCAGGCACAATGAGCCCAACCCAACACGGGGAAGTTTTCGTTACAGAAGACGGCGCTGAAACTGACTTAGATTTGGGTCATTATGAGCGTTTTATCCGTACTAAAATGACACGCCGTAATAATTTTACGACTGGACGTGTCTACTCTGAAGTTCTGCGCAAAGAACGCCGTGGCGACTACTTAGGCGCTACAATTCAAGTTATTCCACATATCACGAATGAAATTAAAGACCGCATTATCCGCGGTGGTGAAGGCCATGACGTTGTTCTCGTTGAAATCGGCGGAACCGTGGGGGATATTGAGTCTCTGCCATTCCTTGAAGCTATTCGTCAAATGGCGGCAGAAGTCGGTCGTGAGCACACGCTATACCTGCACTTAACCTTAGTGCCATACCTTGCAGCGGCGGGTGAAGTGAAAACCAAACCGACACAACATTCTGTGAAAGAATTGCTGTCTATTGGTATTCAACCTGATGTATTAATTTGCCGCTCAGATCGTGTGATCCCTGCCAATGAACGTGCGAAAATTGCGTTATTCTGTAATGTACCAGAAAAAGCCGTTATTTCACTGAAAGATGTTGATTCGATTTATAAAATTCCAGCCTTATTAAAATCACAAGGTTTGGATGAATACATCTGTAACCGTTTCCGCATCGAGGCGCCTGAAGCGAATCTGTCTGAGTGGGAACAAGTTATTTACGAGGAAGCCAACCCAGCAGGTGAAGTCACTATCGGGATGGTGGGTAAATACGTTGAGTTACCTGATGCGTATAAATCAGTTATCGAAGCATTGAAACACGGTGGTTTGAAAAACCGCTTAACCGTGAATATCAAGTTAATTGATTCGCAAGATATCGAAACCCGTGGCGTTGAACTGCTAAAAGGTCTGGATGCAATTTTAGTTCCAGGCGGCTTTGGTGAGCGCGGCGTAGAAGGGAAAATTCTGACAGCGCAATATGCACGTGAGAATAAGATTCCTTATTTAGGTATTTGTTTGGGTATGCAAGTTGCGTTGATTGAATTTGCACGTAATGTTGCCAATATGGCAGAGGCAAATTCAACAGAATTCAAAGCAGATTGTAAATATCCAGTTGTTGCGCTGATTACCGAATGGCGTGATGAAGAGGGTAACCTTGAAGTGCGTTCTGAAGAGAGCGACCTTGGCGGGACAATGCGTGTTGGTGGTCAACCATGTCATTTAGTCAATGGCAGCTTAGTGCGTGAAATGTATGGTGCTGAAACCATCGTTGAACGTCATCGTCACCGTTATGAAGTGAACAATTTATTGCTGAAACGCATTGAAGATGCAGGTCTAAAAATTGCGGGTCGTTCAGTGGATAATAAACTGGTGGAAATTATCGAAATCCCAAATCACCCTTGGTTTGTGGCTTGCCAATTCCATCCAGAGTTCACCTCGACCCCAAGAGATGGTCACCCGTTATTTGCAGGTTTTGTTAAAGCCGCTGGTAAGTACCAGAAAGGTGAGTTGAAATAA
- the eno gene encoding phosphopyruvate hydratase: MSKIVKVIGREIIDSRGNPTVEAEVHLEGGFVGLAAAPSGASTGSREALELRDGDKARFLGKGVLKAVDAVNGPIAEALIGKDAKDQANIDKIMIDLDGTENKSKFGANAILAVSLANAKAAAAAKGMPLYEHISDLNGTHGQYSMPLPMMNIINGGEHADNNVDIQEFMIQPVGAPTLKEAVRMGSEIFHHLAKVLKSKGMNTAVGDEGGYAPNLESNAAALAAIKEAVEQAGYVLGKDVTLAMDCAASEFFNSETGNYELKGEGKTFTSQEFTHYLEELTKQYPIVSIEDGLNESDWDGFAYQTKVLGDKIQLVGDDLFVTNTKILKEGIDKGIANSILIKFNQIGSLTETLAAIKMAKDAGYTAVISHRSGETEDATIADLAVGTAAGQIKTGSMSRSDRVAKYNQLIRIEEALGKNAPFNGLKEVKGQA; the protein is encoded by the coding sequence ATGTCCAAAATTGTTAAAGTGATCGGCCGTGAAATCATTGACTCTCGTGGTAACCCAACTGTTGAAGCTGAAGTTCATTTAGAAGGTGGCTTTGTTGGTTTAGCTGCTGCACCATCAGGTGCATCTACAGGTTCTCGCGAAGCTCTCGAACTGCGTGACGGTGATAAAGCACGTTTTCTGGGTAAAGGTGTTCTGAAAGCTGTTGATGCGGTTAATGGCCCAATCGCAGAAGCTCTGATTGGTAAAGATGCAAAAGATCAAGCTAACATCGATAAAATCATGATTGATCTTGATGGCACTGAAAACAAATCTAAATTTGGTGCGAACGCAATTCTGGCTGTTTCTTTAGCGAACGCAAAAGCGGCAGCAGCGGCAAAAGGTATGCCTCTGTATGAGCATATTTCTGACCTGAATGGAACCCATGGCCAATATTCTATGCCTCTGCCAATGATGAATATCATCAACGGTGGTGAGCACGCAGATAACAACGTCGACATCCAAGAGTTTATGATCCAACCTGTTGGTGCACCAACTCTGAAAGAAGCTGTCCGCATGGGCTCTGAAATTTTCCATCACTTAGCAAAAGTACTGAAGTCTAAAGGTATGAACACGGCTGTTGGTGATGAAGGTGGTTATGCACCTAACTTAGAATCTAACGCAGCAGCGTTAGCAGCGATTAAAGAAGCGGTTGAACAAGCGGGTTATGTGTTAGGTAAAGACGTAACTTTAGCGATGGACTGTGCAGCGTCTGAGTTCTTCAATTCAGAAACAGGTAACTATGAGCTGAAAGGTGAAGGCAAAACTTTCACTTCACAAGAGTTCACACATTACTTAGAAGAGCTGACTAAACAATACCCAATCGTTTCTATCGAAGATGGTCTGAACGAATCAGACTGGGATGGTTTCGCATACCAAACTAAAGTTCTTGGCGATAAAATCCAACTGGTTGGTGACGACCTGTTTGTGACGAATACTAAGATCCTAAAAGAAGGTATCGATAAAGGTATCGCTAACTCAATCCTGATCAAGTTCAACCAAATTGGTTCACTGACAGAAACGTTAGCTGCAATTAAAATGGCGAAAGATGCAGGCTATACCGCTGTTATCTCTCACCGTTCAGGCGAAACTGAAGATGCAACCATTGCAGATTTAGCGGTAGGTACAGCGGCTGGTCAAATCAAAACAGGTTCAATGAGCCGTTCTGACCGTGTTGCGAAATACAACCAATTAATCCGTATTGAAGAAGCATTAGGTAAAAATGCACCATTCAATGGTCTAAAAGAAGTAAAAGGCCAAGCATAA
- a CDS encoding SLC13 family permease has protein sequence MDASESLTPAVSPTPANKRGWIILAVDIVLLILLLKYLPFDEKANAGLAMMVFIGVLWLTEAIHVTVTALCIPILAVGLGLMNTGDALKSFANPIIFLFFGGFALATALHIQGLDRLIANRLLMAARGRLSVAVLLLFGVTAGLSMWISNTATAAMMLPLVLGILSNLDVRHERNTFVFVLLGVAYSASIGGLGTIVGSPPNAIAASALGLDFLSWMKYGIPIMVVLLPMMFVLMYMMLRPNLKHRFEIELEHVKWNGKRVTAMIIFLLAVVCWITSTFISDALGGVKDLDTIIAMIAAILIGITGVASWSQIQKNTEWGVLMLFGGGLTLSAILSSSGASKIMADWMQLTFGASHWFVIILAVTTFIIILTEFTSNTASAALLVPIFATVAEALGMPVIVLTMIIGIGASCAFMLPVATPPNAIVFGSGYIRQIEMVRVGAVLNVACIIVISLFAWFIWM, from the coding sequence ATGGATGCTTCTGAATCTTTAACACCGGCAGTAAGTCCAACTCCCGCGAATAAGCGTGGTTGGATCATTTTAGCTGTTGATATTGTGTTGCTAATCCTGCTTTTGAAATACCTACCGTTTGATGAAAAAGCGAATGCAGGGCTGGCAATGATGGTTTTCATTGGTGTGCTTTGGTTAACTGAAGCCATACACGTTACGGTGACTGCATTATGCATTCCTATTTTGGCCGTTGGTCTTGGGCTAATGAATACAGGGGATGCCCTTAAATCTTTCGCTAATCCAATTATATTTCTCTTCTTTGGTGGATTTGCACTTGCCACGGCCTTGCATATTCAAGGCTTAGATAGGCTTATTGCAAATCGCTTATTAATGGCGGCCCGTGGACGTCTTTCTGTTGCGGTATTATTGCTTTTTGGTGTGACGGCAGGTCTGTCGATGTGGATCAGTAACACGGCAACGGCTGCAATGATGCTACCACTTGTTCTTGGTATTTTATCCAACCTTGATGTGCGCCATGAACGTAATACGTTCGTCTTTGTGCTACTTGGTGTGGCTTACAGTGCCAGTATTGGTGGATTGGGAACCATTGTCGGGAGCCCACCGAATGCGATAGCAGCTTCAGCACTGGGCTTGGATTTCCTTTCTTGGATGAAATACGGCATCCCGATTATGGTTGTATTATTGCCGATGATGTTTGTCCTGATGTACATGATGTTACGCCCAAATCTTAAACATCGCTTTGAAATTGAATTAGAACATGTTAAGTGGAATGGTAAACGTGTTACAGCAATGATTATTTTCTTGCTGGCAGTGGTTTGCTGGATCACGAGTACATTTATCAGTGATGCGTTAGGGGGCGTGAAAGATTTAGACACCATTATTGCTATGATCGCGGCGATTTTAATTGGTATTACAGGTGTCGCGAGCTGGTCTCAGATCCAAAAAAATACAGAGTGGGGCGTATTGATGCTGTTTGGTGGTGGTTTAACACTGAGCGCAATCTTAAGTTCTTCTGGTGCAAGTAAAATTATGGCGGACTGGATGCAGCTAACATTTGGTGCAAGCCATTGGTTTGTTATTATTCTGGCCGTCACAACCTTCATTATTATTTTAACTGAGTTTACCAGTAACACTGCCAGTGCGGCTCTATTAGTGCCTATCTTCGCTACCGTGGCTGAAGCATTGGGGATGCCAGTGATTGTCTTGACAATGATTATTGGTATCGGTGCATCGTGTGCCTTTATGTTGCCAGTGGCTACACCGCCTAATGCGATTGTGTTTGGTTCTGGTTATATTCGCCAAATAGAAATGGTTAGAGTGGGAGCCGTATTGAACGTTGCTTGCATCATTGTGATTTCACTGTTTGCTTGGTTCATCTGGATGTAA
- a CDS encoding filamentous hemagglutinin N-terminal domain-containing protein codes for MKLIVKKTIFVLLLFSPLTTHANDININQAKIIDINTPLKNHISFNTFETLSSNEHGLIFNNDITSNNKLHNAAAKLILAEVTGIEESHIQGVIGIKGQRTNLVIANPNGISWKNGTVNNINSLSLVAGKLEPQYTRNKDNKQLEPKKQEDYSNLKFSIQPASLISISQQHSNPIQLSKMNIFADHIKLQNNLNINAALQNYISASGSGTLSPSEGVIKYGSKFKTDIPHIQGNLLELDEHTKLTGRSITLESHQYQCKDDFLCPQNKIDIHGVIKTMNFSLRGNSEISLSNTGVIQLGKNLQALVASTPK; via the coding sequence ATGAAATTAATAGTCAAGAAAACAATCTTTGTTTTACTGTTATTTTCACCACTCACTACACACGCTAATGACATTAATATTAACCAAGCAAAAATTATCGATATCAACACTCCGCTTAAAAATCACATTTCTTTTAATACATTCGAAACGTTATCTTCAAACGAACATGGTTTAATTTTTAATAATGATATTACGAGTAATAATAAACTTCATAACGCTGCTGCAAAACTGATACTGGCGGAAGTCACGGGTATAGAAGAAAGCCATATTCAGGGGGTAATAGGTATAAAAGGACAACGGACGAACCTGGTTATAGCTAATCCAAATGGTATTTCATGGAAAAATGGAACCGTAAATAATATTAATAGCCTGTCTTTGGTCGCGGGCAAACTAGAACCACAATACACCAGAAATAAAGATAATAAACAACTTGAACCAAAAAAACAGGAGGACTACAGCAACCTTAAATTTTCAATCCAGCCGGCCAGTCTAATCAGCATAAGCCAACAACATAGCAATCCTATTCAATTATCTAAAATGAATATTTTTGCTGACCATATAAAACTGCAAAACAATCTCAATATTAACGCTGCCTTGCAAAATTATATAAGCGCATCAGGCAGTGGCACGCTTTCTCCCAGTGAAGGCGTTATAAAATACGGTTCTAAATTCAAAACAGATATCCCTCATATACAAGGAAATCTCTTAGAATTAGATGAACATACAAAGTTAACCGGGCGCTCAATAACGTTAGAAAGTCATCAGTATCAATGTAAAGATGATTTTCTTTGCCCACAAAATAAAATCGATATACATGGGGTAATTAAAACAATGAATTTTTCATTGCGTGGCAACAGTGAAATTTCACTTTCAAATACAGGAGTTATTCAGTTAGGGAAAAATCTACAAGCACTTGTCGCATCCACCCCCAAATAA
- a CDS encoding efflux RND transporter permease subunit: protein MPKFFIERPIFAWVIAIITMLAGLLAIIQLPVSQYPTIAPPAVSISANYPGADAETVQNTVTQVIEQNMNGIDNLVYMSSDSDSSGSARITLTFEAGTDGDIAQVQVQNKLQLAMPLLPQEVQQQGISVDKSTSSFLMVAGFVSNDGSMGQYDIADYVGSNIKDPLSRVNGVGETQLFGTQYAMRIWLKPEQLVKYNMTTTDVINAIKVQNNQVAAGQLGGSPSIANQRLNVSIIAQTRLNNAEEFSNILLRVNQDGSQVRIKDVADVQLGAENYSTIARFNGKPAAGIGIKLATGANALDTSNNVRAALDEMKPFFPQGLEIVYPYDTTPFVKISINEVVKTLVEAIMLVVVVMYLFLQNIRATLIPTIAVPVVLLGTFAILSAFGYSINTLTMFAMVLAIGLLVDDAIVVVENVERVMQEEGLSPKEATKKSMGQIQGALVGIAMVLSAVFVPMAFFGGSTGAIYRQFSITIVSSMILSVLVAMILTPALCATMLKPIEKGSHGSQTGFFGWFNKTFEKQAHHYTDSVSRMLNGTGRYLVIYLILVAGMAFMFVRLPSSFLPAEDQGVFLSMVQLPPGSTQEQTQAVLDEVNNYYHTDEKDNVESVFTVGGFSFAGQGQNMGLAFIVLKNWSERKGAENHVDAIVQRANIAMSKKQEALIYAFNLPAIVELGTADGFDFELVDKANLGHDKLMQARNQLLGLAAQHPEMLQGVRPNGQDDTSQYRIYIDQQKAQAQGVAISDINATLSSVFGGTYVNDFIDRGRVKKVYVQGDAESRMLPSDISNLYVRNNQGKMVPFSTFLDESKDPWKFGSPRLERYNGVPSMNIQGQAAPGQSTGDAMLLMEKLTTENLPEGIGYEWTGMSYQERLAGNQAPALYAISLIVVFLCLAALYESWSVPFSVMLVVPLGIIGALLFTSVRGLDNDVYFKVGLLTTIGLSAKNAILIVEFAKDLMEKEGKGLVEATLDAVKMRLRPILMTSLAFMLGVIPLVFSNGAGSASQNSVGTGVLGGMFAATSLAIFFVPVFFVVIRRRFSKKSEDIEHSHPPTAH, encoded by the coding sequence ATGCCTAAGTTTTTTATAGAAAGACCAATTTTTGCGTGGGTAATTGCGATTATCACCATGCTTGCTGGTCTGTTGGCAATTATCCAGTTACCAGTTTCTCAGTACCCGACTATCGCACCGCCAGCTGTTTCTATTTCAGCTAACTATCCGGGAGCGGATGCCGAGACGGTACAAAACACAGTAACTCAGGTTATCGAACAGAACATGAACGGTATCGATAACTTAGTATATATGTCATCGGACAGTGACTCATCTGGTTCTGCAAGAATTACGTTGACCTTTGAAGCAGGAACTGATGGCGATATCGCACAAGTACAGGTGCAAAATAAACTGCAATTGGCGATGCCATTGCTGCCACAAGAAGTTCAGCAGCAAGGTATCAGTGTTGATAAATCAACAAGTTCGTTCTTGATGGTTGCCGGTTTCGTGTCTAACGATGGCTCGATGGGCCAATATGACATTGCCGACTACGTTGGTTCGAACATTAAAGACCCATTAAGCCGTGTAAATGGTGTGGGTGAAACACAGTTATTCGGTACCCAATATGCAATGCGTATTTGGTTGAAACCCGAGCAACTGGTTAAATACAACATGACAACAACCGACGTCATTAATGCAATCAAGGTTCAGAATAACCAAGTTGCAGCTGGACAGCTCGGTGGGTCACCGTCAATTGCAAACCAACGTTTAAACGTCTCAATCATTGCACAGACGCGCTTAAACAATGCAGAAGAGTTCTCCAATATCTTACTACGTGTTAACCAAGATGGTTCGCAAGTTCGTATTAAAGATGTTGCTGACGTTCAATTAGGTGCGGAAAACTACAGTACGATTGCGCGTTTTAACGGCAAACCAGCCGCGGGTATCGGTATCAAACTAGCGACAGGGGCGAACGCGTTAGATACGTCTAACAACGTGCGTGCTGCACTCGATGAGATGAAACCGTTCTTCCCTCAAGGGTTAGAAATTGTTTACCCATACGATACAACGCCATTCGTTAAAATCTCGATTAACGAGGTTGTTAAAACGTTAGTTGAAGCAATCATGTTAGTTGTTGTGGTTATGTATTTGTTCCTTCAGAACATTCGCGCCACATTGATCCCAACGATTGCCGTTCCAGTCGTATTGCTGGGGACATTTGCCATCTTATCGGCATTTGGTTATTCGATAAACACCTTGACCATGTTCGCGATGGTACTCGCCATCGGTCTACTCGTTGATGACGCCATCGTTGTTGTCGAGAACGTTGAACGTGTTATGCAAGAAGAAGGCTTATCACCGAAAGAAGCGACCAAAAAATCAATGGGTCAAATCCAAGGTGCATTAGTCGGTATTGCAATGGTTCTGTCTGCGGTATTTGTCCCAATGGCCTTCTTTGGTGGTTCTACGGGGGCTATTTACCGTCAGTTCTCCATTACCATTGTATCGTCCATGATCCTATCAGTACTGGTCGCAATGATCTTAACGCCAGCACTGTGTGCAACAATGTTAAAGCCCATTGAAAAAGGCAGCCATGGTAGCCAAACAGGGTTCTTTGGATGGTTTAATAAAACGTTTGAAAAGCAAGCCCACCACTATACAGACAGTGTAAGTCGTATGCTTAACGGCACTGGTCGTTATCTTGTGATTTACCTCATTTTAGTGGCTGGCATGGCATTTATGTTTGTTCGTTTACCGTCTTCCTTCTTACCCGCAGAAGACCAAGGTGTATTCCTGTCCATGGTTCAATTACCACCAGGATCAACACAAGAACAGACACAAGCCGTATTGGATGAAGTGAATAACTATTATCATACTGACGAAAAAGATAATGTTGAATCTGTCTTTACCGTTGGAGGCTTTAGTTTCGCTGGTCAAGGTCAAAATATGGGTCTCGCCTTTATCGTTCTGAAAAACTGGAGCGAACGTAAAGGTGCTGAAAACCATGTTGATGCGATTGTACAACGCGCAAATATCGCGATGTCCAAAAAACAAGAGGCACTGATTTACGCCTTTAACCTACCCGCTATTGTTGAGTTAGGTACCGCAGATGGTTTTGACTTTGAGTTAGTGGATAAAGCTAACTTAGGGCATGATAAACTGATGCAAGCGCGTAACCAATTGCTCGGTTTAGCCGCTCAGCATCCAGAAATGCTCCAAGGTGTTCGTCCTAACGGGCAAGATGATACCTCACAGTACCGTATCTACATTGACCAACAAAAAGCTCAGGCACAAGGTGTCGCAATTAGTGATATAAACGCAACACTCAGTTCCGTCTTTGGTGGAACTTATGTCAATGACTTTATCGACCGTGGTCGTGTTAAGAAAGTTTACGTACAAGGTGATGCCGAAAGTCGTATGTTGCCATCCGATATTAGCAATCTGTATGTTCGTAATAACCAAGGCAAAATGGTTCCGTTCTCTACTTTCTTAGACGAATCTAAAGACCCTTGGAAGTTTGGTTCACCACGTTTAGAGCGTTATAACGGGGTACCTTCAATGAACATTCAGGGCCAAGCCGCACCGGGACAAAGTACGGGTGATGCGATGCTATTAATGGAAAAACTCACCACGGAAAACCTACCGGAAGGTATTGGTTATGAGTGGACGGGTATGTCCTATCAAGAGCGTTTAGCAGGTAACCAAGCCCCTGCATTGTATGCGATTTCCTTGATAGTGGTATTCCTCTGTTTGGCCGCACTGTATGAAAGCTGGTCTGTACCATTCTCCGTTATGCTAGTGGTTCCACTGGGGATTATCGGTGCACTACTCTTTACCAGCGTGCGTGGATTAGATAATGACGTTTACTTTAAAGTTGGTCTCTTAACAACCATCGGGCTATCGGCGAAAAACGCAATCTTGATTGTTGAGTTCGCCAAAGATCTAATGGAAAAAGAAGGGAAAGGGTTAGTTGAAGCGACACTGGATGCAGTTAAGATGCGTTTACGGCCAATCCTGATGACATCATTAGCATTTATGTTAGGTGTTATCCCACTAGTGTTTAGTAATGGTGCAGGTTCAGCCTCTCAGAACTCAGTCGGTACAGGGGTTCTCGGTGGTATGTTCGCTGCGACATCGCTAGCCATTTTCTTTGTTCCTGTGTTCTTCGTGGTGATCCGTCGCCGCTTCTCTAAGAAGTCTGAAGACATTGAACACAGCCATCCGCCAACAGCGCATTAG
- a CDS encoding efflux RND transporter periplasmic adaptor subunit, which translates to MRKNRGVLPLALLVLSGGLALSGCNEEQQGGGERPAPEVGIVTLKAEPLTLKTELPGRTSAFRVAEVRPQVSGIILKRNYKEGSDVEAGTSLYQIDPAPFQATYDSAKAELAKAQANANIAALTVKRYKPLLGTNYISQQEYDQATSTYAQALAAVKAAEAAVETARINLNYTKVTAPISGRTGKSNVTEGALVSAGQATELMRVQQLDPIYVDVTQSSEDFLRLKNEIAKGAVLKESGQAPVSLINNNGQEYAQKGVLEFSDVTVDETTGSITMRAVFPNPNKELLPGMFVRAILEDGVVENAILVPQQGLSRTAQGTSQVMVVGAENKIEVRTVKAGQAVGNKWLIKDGLQAGDRVVVIGLQKIKPGIVVNPKEANLETQSIDNQAKPEEKSK; encoded by the coding sequence ATGCGAAAAAACAGAGGGGTGTTACCTCTGGCCCTGTTGGTTCTTTCAGGTGGCTTAGCTTTGTCAGGTTGTAACGAAGAACAACAAGGTGGCGGAGAACGCCCGGCGCCTGAAGTAGGAATTGTTACGCTGAAAGCCGAACCTCTGACTCTCAAGACCGAGTTACCAGGCCGTACATCTGCATTCCGCGTTGCCGAGGTTCGCCCACAAGTGAGCGGCATCATTTTAAAAAGGAACTATAAAGAAGGTAGCGACGTAGAAGCGGGAACATCGTTGTATCAAATTGATCCCGCGCCTTTCCAAGCAACCTATGACAGTGCAAAAGCAGAACTTGCAAAAGCGCAAGCCAATGCAAATATCGCGGCCCTGACGGTGAAGCGTTATAAACCATTGTTAGGAACGAACTACATTAGTCAGCAAGAATACGACCAAGCGACTTCAACCTATGCTCAAGCACTTGCTGCCGTCAAAGCAGCGGAAGCAGCTGTTGAAACGGCACGTATCAACCTGAACTATACCAAAGTGACTGCGCCAATCAGTGGCCGTACTGGTAAATCGAATGTGACTGAAGGCGCATTAGTCTCAGCAGGCCAAGCGACCGAATTAATGCGTGTGCAGCAACTTGACCCTATCTATGTTGACGTAACGCAATCAAGCGAAGATTTCCTACGTCTAAAAAATGAGATAGCGAAAGGAGCTGTGCTAAAAGAATCTGGTCAAGCGCCTGTTAGTTTAATCAATAACAATGGCCAAGAATACGCACAAAAAGGTGTACTCGAGTTCTCTGATGTCACCGTTGATGAAACCACGGGTTCCATCACGATGAGAGCCGTTTTCCCTAATCCGAACAAAGAGTTACTTCCAGGAATGTTTGTCCGTGCAATTTTAGAAGATGGCGTTGTTGAAAATGCAATTTTGGTTCCTCAGCAAGGGTTATCTCGTACTGCTCAAGGTACTTCTCAAGTCATGGTTGTTGGCGCAGAGAATAAAATTGAAGTCAGAACGGTTAAAGCTGGACAAGCAGTTGGCAACAAATGGCTGATTAAAGATGGCCTACAAGCAGGTGATCGCGTTGTCGTCATTGGCTTACAGAAAATCAAACCAGGAATTGTTGTGAATCCTAAGGAAGCAAACTTAGAAACGCAATCCATAGACAATCAGGCTAAACCTGAAGAAAAGTCTAAATAA